The nucleotide sequence TTGATCCGGATCAATCTGCATATCCACAGCACCTGTTCCGACGGGGCCTTTGCCCCGTCGGAATTGGCGTGTCTGTTGCACAAACACAAAGTCGCCGTCGCCTCCCTGACGGACCACGACACCGTCGACGGCGTCGTGCCGTTCCTCTCGGGCTGCCGTCGGTTCAATATTCGTGGTGTCCCGGGAATCGAGCTCTCGTCCACCTCGCCGAAGGGGGAACTGCATATCCTGGGCTATCGCTTCGACCTCGATTCCCCTGAGCTCGACGAGGTCCTGGCGCAGTACCGAAGTGCGCGCCGGAAGAGAAACTGGGAGATCTGCGAGCGCCTTCGCGGGCTTGGAATCTCGATTTCGATGGCGGACGTCGAGGCGCACGCGAGGGGCATCGTGGGGCGGCCCCACATCGCGCAGGCGCTCTGGGAGAGGGGGTATGCCCTCTCGATTCGGGATGCGTTCTCGCGCTACCTCGGCCAGGGCGGCTCCGCCTACGTGTCGCGTTCCCTCCTGTCCACGGAGGACGCCATCCGCGTCATCCGCGAGGCGGGGGGGCTGCCGGTCTGGGCTCACCCCTTCAGCTCCCTGACCGACCCCAGGGACTTCGAGCCCGTTCTGGACCGACTGAAGGAGATGGGGCTCTGGGGGGTGGAGTGCTGGTTTCAGGGTGCGGAGCCGGCGCAGACGTGGCGCTGCCTGAACGAGTCTGGAAAACGCGGGCTCTACACGACTGCGGGGACGGACTTTCATGGACATCCAGGGCACCCGGCCAAGATATCGGGGTGCCTGGTGAGGGACGATCTCTTGCCGTGGGCCCGTTTCTGCGGCTGGCTTTAGGGATTCCAATTTCAAATGATTTGGAAATGGAATAAGGTGAGTAAGGCAAATTTTGGTAGGGCGGTCTGGAGGTGTGTTCGTTGTTTCCCATAGATCTGCGGAGCGATACGGTGACGAAGCCCTGCGCGGCGATGCGGAGGGCGATGGCGGAGGCGGAGGTCGGCGACGACGTCTACGGCGACGACCCGACGGTGCTGCGCCTCGAGGAGGAGGCCGCCGGGCTCCTGGGTAA is from uncultured Fretibacterium sp. and encodes:
- a CDS encoding PHP domain-containing protein, with translation MIRINLHIHSTCSDGAFAPSELACLLHKHKVAVASLTDHDTVDGVVPFLSGCRRFNIRGVPGIELSSTSPKGELHILGYRFDLDSPELDEVLAQYRSARRKRNWEICERLRGLGISISMADVEAHARGIVGRPHIAQALWERGYALSIRDAFSRYLGQGGSAYVSRSLLSTEDAIRVIREAGGLPVWAHPFSSLTDPRDFEPVLDRLKEMGLWGVECWFQGAEPAQTWRCLNESGKRGLYTTAGTDFHGHPGHPAKISGCLVRDDLLPWARFCGWL